The Pedobacter mucosus genome window below encodes:
- a CDS encoding DNA topoisomerase IB — MIQGKDVVKASGLIYVTDAMHGIYRKGKVGSFIYEDKDGNKIEDEKHLARIKALVIPPAWQNVWIANKENAYLQVTGIDAAGRKQYRYHAKWTSRRSDDKYYRLLEFGKALPKARKNLAKDLRRKDFDERKVLAISVDVLQKTLIRVGNESYKQLYGSFGLTTLRDKHVKINGSKITMDFIGKKGVQQKLELNDKNLAKLVKKCRDIPGQELFQFYSNGKEHKSIDSGKINNYIKEITGDDFTAKDFRTWGGTLEALRQFANCSVDQGIKLNTKKTIVNVLDCVAKKLGNTRAVCKSSYVYPLLLTAYENNELTTYLKNINKGKTIGKLSLEHDEKVLLSFLKINRK; from the coding sequence ATGATACAAGGTAAAGATGTTGTAAAAGCAAGCGGGCTAATTTATGTTACTGATGCCATGCATGGAATTTACCGTAAAGGCAAGGTTGGCTCATTCATTTATGAAGATAAGGATGGCAATAAAATTGAGGATGAAAAACATCTTGCTCGGATTAAGGCTTTAGTTATTCCGCCAGCATGGCAAAATGTATGGATAGCTAATAAAGAAAATGCTTATCTACAAGTTACAGGAATTGATGCTGCGGGGAGAAAACAGTACAGATATCATGCTAAATGGACCAGTAGGAGATCTGATGATAAATATTATCGCCTACTAGAATTTGGAAAAGCTTTACCGAAAGCTCGAAAAAACTTAGCGAAAGATTTACGTAGAAAAGATTTCGACGAGAGGAAAGTATTGGCAATTTCTGTTGATGTGTTGCAAAAAACGCTTATTAGGGTTGGCAATGAAAGTTATAAGCAGCTTTATGGCTCTTTTGGTTTAACAACCTTAAGAGACAAGCATGTTAAAATAAATGGTAGTAAAATAACTATGGATTTTATCGGTAAAAAAGGTGTTCAACAGAAATTAGAATTAAACGATAAAAATTTAGCAAAACTCGTTAAAAAATGTAGAGATATACCTGGTCAAGAATTATTTCAATTTTACTCGAATGGTAAAGAACATAAAAGTATCGACTCAGGTAAAATAAATAATTACATCAAAGAAATAACTGGCGATGATTTTACAGCAAAAGATTTTAGAACTTGGGGAGGTACGCTTGAAGCATTAAGGCAATTTGCAAATTGCAGCGTAGATCAGGGTATTAAGCTAAATACTAAAAAAACCATCGTAAATGTATTAGATTGCGTTGCAAAAAAACTCGGAAATACAAGAGCCGTTTGTAAGAGTTCTTACGTATATCCATTACTACTTACAGCTTATGAAAACAATGAACTTACTACTTATTTAAAAAATATAAATAAAGGTAAAACGATAGGTAAACTTAGTTTAGAACATGATGAGAAGGTATTATTATCTTTCTTAAAAATAAATCGTAAGTAA
- the fmt gene encoding methionyl-tRNA formyltransferase: MKIVFMGTPDFAVASLDALVKADFNIVAVVTAPDKPSGRGQKLNESAVKKYALEKEIPILQPEKLKNPEFLAKLKSYQADLQVVVAFRMLPELVWKMPAKGTINLHGSLLPQYRGAAPINHAIINGEQETGVTTFFLKQEIDTGDVIFSDSIKIGDDETAGDIHDKLMVLGANLLVKTIKAVELNEVTEQPQPQNDILKHAPKIFKDDCKIDWNNSSQTVYNLIRGLSPYPTAFTLLNDKTLKIFKAEIEDKESAIVAGGFLTDGKTFLKFATKDGFIKLLDIQYEGKKRMLIEDFLRGMRL; this comes from the coding sequence ATGAAAATAGTTTTCATGGGAACCCCCGACTTCGCCGTTGCATCTTTGGATGCTTTAGTAAAAGCCGATTTTAATATAGTTGCAGTTGTTACGGCACCAGATAAACCTTCTGGCCGCGGCCAAAAGCTTAATGAAAGCGCCGTAAAGAAGTATGCGTTGGAGAAAGAAATCCCGATTCTACAACCCGAAAAACTTAAAAATCCAGAATTTTTAGCTAAATTGAAATCTTACCAAGCAGATTTACAAGTTGTTGTAGCCTTTAGAATGCTACCAGAATTAGTATGGAAAATGCCTGCAAAAGGAACCATTAATTTGCATGGATCTTTATTGCCACAATATCGTGGCGCAGCACCAATAAATCATGCAATTATAAATGGAGAACAAGAAACGGGTGTCACTACTTTTTTCCTTAAACAGGAAATAGATACCGGCGATGTGATTTTTAGTGATAGCATTAAAATTGGAGACGATGAAACAGCTGGCGATATACATGATAAATTAATGGTTTTGGGAGCCAACTTATTAGTTAAAACAATTAAAGCAGTGGAATTGAATGAAGTTACTGAACAGCCACAACCACAAAATGATATTTTAAAACATGCTCCTAAAATATTTAAAGATGATTGCAAAATAGATTGGAACAATTCATCGCAAACCGTTTATAATTTAATAAGAGGGTTAAGTCCCTATCCAACAGCTTTTACCTTGCTTAATGATAAAACCTTAAAAATATTCAAAGCAGAAATTGAAGATAAAGAATCGGCAATTGTAGCTGGAGGATTTTTAACAGACGGAAAAACCTTTTTGAAGTTTGCTACAAAAGATGGATTTATTAAACTTTTAGATATTCAGTATGAGGGAAAGAAAAGGATGTTAATAGAAGATTTTTTAAGGGGAATGAGGTTGTAG